In the genome of Brachypodium distachyon strain Bd21 chromosome 3, Brachypodium_distachyon_v3.0, whole genome shotgun sequence, the window TACTGAACTACACAAGCCAGACAGAGACAGCCATCTTACTAGCGCCAGAACGGACAGAAAAGTCTAGAGTTCGGGGAGACACCTGACCAGCGAGTTactcggcgccggcttcgccctCAGCGGCGTGCTCCTACTGGCGCTTCTTGCGCTCGTCCTCGTATGCTAGCCAGCACATGCCGCAGAACCACATGTCCCAGTCCTCTTCCTTCCAGTCCCCAAACCctgggctgcggcggcggtttcCGGCTGAAGGCTTGGCCTTTGTGCGCTTGGGCCGCTCCTCCTGCCCTAGCGtcgcccgcccccgccccgctccctccccgccgccgccgcgcgcgcagCATTCCCCACGCCGGCGCGGCCGTCGAGGTCGCCCGCATCGAAGCTCTCCGGCGGGGCGTGCCGTGTTCGAGATCGGGAAGCGGTGTGCTACTACAGTACTGCTGTCGCCTGTCGTGGAGGTGGGGAACGAGAGGAATgttttttggtgttttttttttcttgacacaACGGAGAGGAAttcttttttggtttttttagAAGCTACGGAGAGGAAGGTCAAGTAGTCAAGAGGCGGAGACGGTGAGACGTCGGCTTCGGGCAGTAAATTGGCAttccttccgttccataaatgTATCTGACGggttttttaaataaaaagaaattgaTACATtcaattttggacaaatttgagacagaaattatggaacggaaggagtacgcTAGAGCTAGATGTCAGGTTCGgttaagagtaaaatacatcagAGGTCCAAATTCTTTCGTAAAAGTTTCGAATTAgtcctaattttttgaaattgtaAGTTTGAGTCCCAATTGTTTCATAAGTGATTCAGCACAGGTCCGATGGTGTTCGGACGTGTGACTCCTGCCGACGTGACTATTtggtcccacatgtcaggtgccAAGTTGGACATTTGTTTGCGAAAACCCCCCTGACTCCTCTTTTCTCTTCCAGTGCCCCTCTCCTCTTATTCCTCTCTCCTCCCCGATGCTCTCCCCCCCTCTGTTTTTTCCTCCCCAACCACTAATTCCGGTGAGCTCCCTCCCCTCGCCGCGGTGGCCCGCCCTCGCGCCCCTTCCTCCCCAATCCCTTGCTCAACGCCGCCGGTGCCCCTGCCCCTGCCAAGCGGCCCCCCCCTCTGCCCGTGGCCATCATCACCGCCGGTTCCCCTGCCCCTGCCAAGCGGCAGCGTTGCCGCCTGGCCCCCTTGCCCATGCCCaacgccgccgctcctgccCCAAATCGCATGCGCCGCATGCAACATGCCcagcgccgccatctcctcgcCTGCTCCCCCCGCGACATGCCCAGCGCCGCCCCTACTCCATGCCcagcgccgccatctcctcgcCTGCTCCCCCCGCGACGTGCCTAGCTAGCGCCGCCCCTACTCCATGCCcagcgccgccatctcctcgcCTGCTCCCCCAGCAACATGCCCAGCCGCGCCTCTCTCATTCCCATCCCCAGCGCCACCAGCACCCAAATCAAGGAGACCCCGAGCTCGAGATCCACACCGCTCCTTCCTTCCATGtgcggcagccggcggcgagggcaaagaagaagaagatggcgaggGGAGGGAGGTCCAGGTGACAACGTCCCCGCACGGCATTTCGTCGAGCAACGCCCATGCGATGGCGGCGCGCGACAGCTTTGATGTGCGCGGCGAGGACCGCGTGCAGGAGGAGCACGTGGAGCgcgtcggcgcggcggggaCGCGGAGCAGCGCGGCGGAGTTGAGGACAGGCCGGAGGGTGTActcgtcggcggggagctcgccggagttcgtggcttggaggagaagaacagATGGGGAGAGAGCATCGGGGAGAGAGGAATAAGAGGAGAGGGGCACGGAAAGGAGGCAGGTgggtttttcaaaaaaaaatgtccaaACTTCGCACCTGACATGTGAGCCAATAGCCACGTCGGTAGGAGACACACGTCCGAACCATCGTAAGACCTGCGCTGAACCACTTATGAAACAATTAGAATTCAAACGTGCAGTTTGAAAgaattaggactaacttgaaACCTTTACGAAAGAATTAGGGCCTCTGGTGCATTTTATTCTTTGGTTAATGTGATTTTCTTGTTTAAAATGGTTTATGTATTTTGGTAGATACGATTCGTTTTCGGTAATGAACATATAGTTTCAggttttttgaggaaaaaacgGTTGTTTACGTCATTCGATTAGAAGGAGTGAAACTGTACAGAGGCGGGCTCCTAAAAGCTTAAGaagaggggaggggagaaaataaaagagagaaaaaaaaacccaaggAAGGGGAGGCTAACTGTCTCCCGTGGTCGAGAGAGATATAGTTTCAGATTAGGTAATGACATTAACCAAAATTAATCAAAGTTGGAGTTTTTGAGCAACACGTAATTGTTTGTCGCATGTTCTAAAACCCAAATACTCTATCCATGTTGGAGTAACACATAAGTTGGAGTACCATGTTGCTGTTGTCTTAACCGCAGTGAGACGGCGcaaacatttttattttgtaaagACGGCACAGACTATCCATTCTCTGCGAACAAGAATAATAAGCTGGCTATTAAGCTGGCTCTATACTCTTGACACGTCACCTAAAGTCATCGTAAGTAAGCATTGGTATTATAGGCTGGCTACTAGATGGATCTATTGAATCCTtggcatttaatgcttgcatGTACTTTACCAATGAGAAAACGGATCTGCCGTAAAAAAgtgagagaaagaaaagaaccaCCCGCTTGCAGCCAGCACCGGGCTGCATGCTAGCTTTTCCTTTCCGTGTTCTGTGATACATCCGGACGACTCAGGAACAGCCCGCTTCATTCTCTTTCATCCTTTCTTGCTTCTCCCGATGTGTTTTTGCTGACATGGAATGTGTTGTAGCCTGCTGACTGGGACTATTAAACTTGCTCTCAGTGTGAGGCACGGAAGACACGGCCCCGGCCTTTTGCTGGTGGGCTGGACGGCTGGCCCACTACAAGCAAGAGTGGTCCAAATGTCCATTTACATTTGCTCAGATCTTGAGCTACAAGCCTGAGAAATAGGCTGTCAAAGTTtatcaaaagcaaaagctcTGTCTGTGTACGTGGTGGCTAGCAGAGCAGTACTGTCTTTTTCATGCGTTCATGCCTTCATTCATGGACCGAGCACGGCACATGCAGCATTTAACAACGGAATGCCCCAAACCATGAGCAGTTGAAGTGTGTTTGACTTTCTGTCACCTgttatcacgagttcataatactttctgcaggtttaccacaagatcaaggaagatcgcgattacttcatctttcttgttattcctcgaaatcgattatagattaattctcgtaactttctatcagctgttactgatttgatcatatcttttgatcttttAAGTCCAATTGAGCTAATTCtcgttgcgttggttagataatttcaatcctttcttttgcatactcatacgtattttctggttcatccaatcaaaagttacggctgttttaccaTCACgaacagaaaggtgatttaggatTTGAACTTTcaggaaaagttttaatttgcttccgcacaatcattcaccccccttctgattgcctatctcgatctcacagtTACTATCCAATACAGTAACAAAGTTAACTTCCTTTGACAAGGAAAGGATCATATCAAGTAACAAATCATGGAGACGACAACCAGTTATGATGCCTTCACCTGGGATTTCTATCGGTTGGATCATACTTCTGTTTATAAGCTCGTTGAAGTATCCCTCTCCTACCTCAAATAACCTTTTCCTTGGTTCCTCACAGATAAATCCTTCGGCTACCCACTTCCATATCGAAGTTTTTTTCTCTATCTCAAAATCTTCAGGATAGATGCCTAGATGCAATAAACAAGTCCTCAGATAGCATGGAAGATCATAGTAGCTAAACAGCAAAATCTTCCTTGTGTTATCAACCTGGTTGTTATCTCCATGCCCAAAACCAATAGAGTTATACACCTCGGACCAATCCTCGTTGGGTCTACTGACCCACAAACTAGCTATTGTAATAATAGCTAATGGTACACCACCACATCTCTGTAAAATCTTTTCGGATACTTCAACTGACTGATCATAGGAGTTTCCACCTTTACCAATAGCTAATCTTTTATAGAATCATTCTATTGATTTATCAAGAGACGGCGGCATACGCCGCACACCACAACAACCAAAGAGAGAAGGAGGACAGGTTCATGATCGTGGGCGAACAGGAGAAGACCAAGAGCCTCCGGATGGGGACCGGAAGGCAACGGACGTCGCGCCCAGACGCACGCATGAGGAGATCGAGGAAGATCAGCAGGCAGCGGACGATGCGCCGATCATGAATAGGTCCATGGACATCAAGGCTATGCGGCCGCCTTGACCGCGGCCAGCCACGACGACACGCACTCGTCCAAAGGGGGCGCCGTACAGGGAGATGACGTTCTTCTTTCACCATGGTACGTAAAGATCCATCTACCTTCCTCTCTTTCTCAGGTGCCATGGAGATAACGCAGGCGGGAGGCATGCCCTTGTCTCTGGAGCTTGGCGGCGTGATTTTGCGACCACCTTTTGACGTGGTCGTCGTGACTGCCGTCATGGGCCGTGCGTCCTGTTCTGGCGCCCGCTCGTTGCGGGATGTCGTCTTCATCAATAACTAGCACACGTCCGTCCACAGCGGTGGTACAGTCGTGGACGATGTCTACGTACTACACACCCTGGCAGGGTGTTCTTCACCAACAAGTGCCATCATCAAGGCATGGTAGCCATGCCCATGTGGTGTCCACTAAGACACCGCCCTATATGGCGCCAAACAGGTGCCTTCTCTTGCTGCCTCAAGCACAACAACGCACACACGCTCAACCTGCAAGGGCAGCATGCACGACAAATACATGTTGAAAAGCATGCGTTCTTCTTTCATCATGGTAAGTACGGTTTCCTCTAGCTTTCTCTTATTCTTGTCTACCCAGGTGCCATGGAGGTGCATGCAGGAGGCATGCCATTGTCTCCAGAGCTTAGCAACCACACTCTAACGCCCGCCCGACGCGGGGTGCTGTCTTCATCAATAGCCCGTCAACGGCCGCCTAAGCACCTTCGTGTGCGACGGTGCGGAGTGGGGCGACGTCTACACAGTGCTCGCCCCGGGCGAAGCGCTACCTTGCTGAACAGGGCGTGGTCTCCATCTACAAGCTAGTCAACATCCATCtgaacgccgccgccattggcGGCACATTTGTTGGTGATTTCTGCATCATTCGTGTCATCGGGAGGGGCCCGTCGACCTGCAGCTCTCCCCCATTGTCAAACGACACCGCTCATGCCGGCCTTCTACGTGGTGTCTATCAATACACCGCAATACAGGGCGCCCTGCTTACATGTCCTTCATCGACCCGGCGTCGTGACGCCGCCAAACATGGCAGCCTTCTACCTGGTGTCCGTCGAGACACTAAGCCCGTCTTGCCGCATCCTTCATCGACCCGACGTCATTGCTCACAGCGGCCTTCTACATGGTGTCCGTGGAGACATCGCCATACACGGCGCCCGCCTTGGCGCACTTTTCAACAACTTCATGTCATGCATGTCACCActcgtggcggccttctacgtgGTGTCTGCTGAGACACCGCCATACGGGGCGCTCGTCTTGGCGCATCCTTCACAGGTTAGTGTTGGTCCTGGTGGCCTTCTACGTGGTGTCCGCTGAGACATCACTATGTACACGGCGCCCGCCTTAGCGCAGTCTTCACCAACTTGGCATCAATACGATGTCGCTCGTGGCGGTCTTCTACGTGGTGTCCGCTGAGACACCACCATACACGGCGCCCACATTGGCGCACTCTTCACCAACTTCGAATCAGCATGCCGCTACTCATGGCGGCCTCCTACGCGGTGTCCGTCAAGACATCGCTACACGGCGCCCTCTTGGGCGCATCCTTCATTGACTCATGGCGAGGTCTCTTGCACCTCCGACAGCATCTACATCATCGTCTTCAACATCAAGTCTACTCTCTCATCCGCATTGCCGATGGCATTCCGACATCTAAGCATCTTCTCCAACACCGACTAAGCACCGGCGATGCGAATCCACTCCACCGACATGTCCTTGTATCGATGAAGTGCATCACCACACCACATGCTCTTGCTTGGCACCAACGCTAGGTGACGGCAAGACATCCTGTCCGGTCCGACGAGGCGGACATTTTACAGGCCGGGTACTGACGAGGCGAAGGCCACTTCATCAACCTGTCTAGCTGACAAGGCGCGTGTCAGCTAGACACTTCATCATACAGCGACAAGACGGCGTAGCACGCCGTTCAGCACCTGCACGGTCGAACGGTCGTGGCTTAGCATCGACGGAGCGGGGTCGTACCACCCCTCTCTTCCTATTCATCACCACCATCTTCTGCACCAAGCACAAGGAGAAGACAATACTTGAAGACGACACCATTGCAGCAGCTTAATCGGAGTTGGTCTGCAGGATGTAATTAAGCGGGAGCTTTTCGAAGCCCTGTGAACCAAGAAACCGCAATCGCCTATGTCATGTTGGCCGTGTTAGCAGGCCACACGGAGCGCATGATGTATAAGGGAACTTGTAATTTCGTTTCTCCATGATGAGATTAATAAAATACATGCTTTTCTactttgttttatttatttgtgtACATTAGTACACTGGCACGCCcgcacctttttctttttcctggaGCGTTTGAGAAAATACACTGTCTGTCTTAGAGTTTCGTTATTTTTCTCGCCAAACAAAGTGGTTTATTGCAGCTGTGTGTTGGCTAACAGGTTAAGGAACAGGAACAGGAAAACGGTGGTGCTGCCACTGCAGAAGTGCAGATACATAGGACAAGATATCACACTCCCTGATCATATGCTGCACAGACTTTTAACTTGATGCAGTCCACTTTTTCGAAGCAGCTGCACTCTGATAGCCAAGAAAACAAATCACtagtaaaaaaaagggagaagaaaagaaacgaaGAGAAAAGAAGGCCAGGGGAGTTTCATTTTCCTCGCCGCTAATTCGTCGGTCACTCACACGAAACGCCAGTACAATTTGTCTTCTTGACTTGTTCTATACCCAAACCTATTAGCAACCCAGGTTAACTCGTATAcgaaacacacacacaagtaGTCGTACACACAACCGTTGGTACGTGCAGACCGTACACACACCTCTATACAGTACGGAGTACGTCGTTACTGCACGGTACACCACGCGGCCGTCGCCAAATCACCGGAAGACTCGTACGTTTACGTGCACTTGCCGAGCGGGCCCCCGCAGAGGCAGCTGTTCCCGGCGAAGGACTCGGCGTCGAGCCGGTCGAACGGCGGGCCCCTCGGGATCTCCCCACAAAGCCGGTTACGGCTAAGATCAAGGTGCCCCACGTACGCCGCCGAGGAGAGCGACCGCGGCACGCCGCCCGTCAGCCGGTTCCGGGACAGGTCAAGCAAGATGAAGTACGAGTCCTTCGTGAACACGTCCGGGATGGGGCCTTCCACGGCGTTCCGGCTCAGGTTGACGATCCCGAGCCCTTTCGTCCTCAGCAATCCCGCCGGGATCCGGCCCGAGATGCCGCCGTTCCCGCCCAGGTACAGCGACGTCAGCACGCCGTTCTTCTTCCCGGAGGTTCCGAGGGTGTCCGGGATCGGGCCGCTGAGCCGGTTCTCGGCGAGGTCGAGGTCGGCGAGCCGGGTTAGTAACCCGACGGAGGACGGGATCGTCCCcgagagccggttccggctgAGCAGAGCACGGCTCAGCATCTTCAGGCTCCCGAATTCCGCCGGGATTGACCCCGTGAGCTCGTTGTTCGCGAGGTCGAGGTGCTTTAACGAGCCCAGGTTAGTAATCTCGCTCGGGATGTTGCCGGATAAGAGGTTATCCGCGAGGTTGAGCACCGCGAGGCGGGAGAGGGTTCCGAGAGCCGGGGGGATTTCCCCCGAGAGGCGGTtgcccgggagctcgaggacTCGGAGCTCCGGGAGCGATTGGGCCCCCAGGCAGGCCGGGATTGGGCCGGAGATCTGCTTCCAGTCGGCGATGACGAGTGTCGAGAGGCCCGTGAGGATGCAGACGCGGTCGGAGATGTAGCCTGACATGAGGCCGGACGCTGGGATGCCCGAGAGCGCCATGACGGCGTCGAGGGGCGCTTCGCCGCGGAGGATCAGGGAGGTGACCCGGCCCGTGGCTGGGTCGCAGCTCACGCCGTAGTATGTGGAGCAGCAGTTTGTGGTGTGGTTCCACGTGGAGAAGACGCCCAGGTTGTTGGAGTCTGAGAGTGCCGCCCGGATCGAGAGCAGCGCGTCCCGGTCGGACTCCGAGCATgccgcggcggctgcggaGACGACGAGCGTCAAGAGAGTGGCGagtgggaggaggagcggcgttGCCATTGCTTTGGGAGCTCGACCGAGAGTGGAGAGCGGACAGTGGTGAGTGGTGCACGTGAGCTTGCAGAGCTCAGTGTTTAGTAgaggctggctggctggctgggaTGATGACCGGTTTGCCCTTTGGTAATAAGCGCGTCCGTCATCATGCGTTCTTGTGTTACAAGTTACTCCAGCTTCGAGACCATACTTGGTTGCAAACTAAAGTCGGGTTCAGAGGAACTGCTCGATCTAGACTTTCAGAATCTTCAAGGGTACAAGCGGTACACGAGATACGTGTGGGTGGGGACGGGGACACGATCGAGTCCCAGCGGGGCACGTGCAGTGCCGGGTGAGGCGCACCCAGAGCGCCTTAAATCTCCTCTCGCCACACACCGTGGGGAGTGTCACTGTGTCAGCGCGTGCcatactgttttttttttaaggatgCACCAGCAGGTACATTGTcgattaaaaaagaaaaaccagaAAGTTAGTATAATATCATAGGCAAAACAACGTCACAAAAGAATGgccaaaaataagaaaaaaactactcGCTGTCTTATCCAACCAATCGTCGCACTAGTCGCAAACAGAAACCCCTGCCCCTAAGGAGTCTCGCGTGCTCCCAAGGCACAAAAGCCATACTGTGTTCTTCGCGGCCCAGAGATCTGGATGGATGCATGAGTACTGGACCGAACCCTATTCAATGCCACGCCACGACGCGGCCCGGGGCCGTTGGATCTCGATGCGCACGGCAGATTGACAGACGGACCCGTATGTTTGCTCGCCGATCGATCACGGGGACCAGCTACAGAAGAGAAGCCAGCGTCTCTTTCGCCAATCTCGACAGGTACCTGAATGTATTCAGCAATTAACGAATAGCACGAGCGATCGAGTGCATGGCACCACCGAGATATGACCATTGGCTAGCACACAGAAGGTTGAGCTAGATACAGTACGACGGTCGGCCCCGTGCACATGCGTGGATGAAAatgcatggatggatgggCTCGATCGATCGCTTCACGTTCTCGTATACGGTCAAGATGGACAACGTTGATCCATGCATTTCTTTGAAAGTCCAGTGTAAAAACTTGAACAACAAGGGACATCGCTGCTGCGTGCTTTGGACACATGGTGGGTCACTCTGTCATGTCATGGCCACGAGCTAGAACGCAGATGCAGTGTAAAGTGACAAGTCTACAGCAATATCTGTATTACGTGTACAGTTCAAAACGCACATTATTGCAACAAACATGACGCACGTTATTGCAACAAACATGGATATTGACATCGTACATGCTAACAATCTAACAT includes:
- the LOC100833707 gene encoding DNA damage-repair/toleration protein DRT100-like, giving the protein MATPLLLPLATLLTLVVSAAAAACSESDRDALLSIRAALSDSNNLGVFSTWNHTTNCCSTYYGVSCDPATGRVTSLILRGEAPLDAVMALSGIPASGLMSGYISDRVCILTGLSTLVIADWKQISGPIPACLGAQSLPELRVLELPGNRLSGEIPPALGTLSRLAVLNLADNLLSGNIPSEITNLGSLKHLDLANNELTGSIPAEFGSLKMLSRALLSRNRLSGTIPSSVGLLTRLADLDLAENRLSGPIPDTLGTSGKKNGVLTSLYLGGNGGISGRIPAGLLRTKGLGIVNLSRNAVEGPIPDVFTKDSYFILLDLSRNRLTGGVPRSLSSAAYVGHLDLSRNRLCGEIPRGPPFDRLDAESFAGNSCLCGGPLGKCT